The nucleotide window AATGCAATCCTCCACTTAATTATTGTGGCTTGTTGTGGTCCCCCGGGGGAGGGCCGTAAGACAAGGAGAAAATTTGATCTTCACAAGTGAGCTCACACGCTTTTGCCTCCCGTGGTTCGCCTGATTGTGCGGTTGATACATGATGATGAATTCATGACTTACACAATTAGCAATCATCATCATAACATAATCCACTGCTCATGTTAATTTCTTCCTTTCTTATTAAGTTATCAAAATGACATGATTAGTGATGCATCATGATCATGCATGATGCATGtccataaaataaaatcatcataatGCAAAATCAATTACAACAGTCTACAGAATCGCCCTTTTTGGTTTGCCACCGACTAAGCATTGAGGGagggtttttattatttataaattaaataaaataatataaataataaaaaataaattattaaaacaaccTTTAATGCTGCTAACAAAGGTGGCTGAGGGTTTAAGAAAGCGCCCCTTACAATTTCCAAAACAACCGCCATTCCCATACCCGCCCCCACTTTCCCTTCTATCTCCACGTGGCAAATCTCTCACCCTTCATTACCCCACCCCACCAACCCCTCTCCCTCACATCATCCTGCAAGAAAAAGCTATTcacatttttaaaagttatattcttTCCAACAAAAAATTCGAatagaattaaatttacaagtgtattaattatatataaaaataatgaaattacgtgcattaaaataaatattaaattatatattaatgaaaatatttgtatatgattaaataaatttaaattaaaaataaaataatctaataatccTAAATACTGTAGCAATAAAACTGGAAATGTGAAAAGGCGGTCTGAGGGAGTGAGTCACTTTTTCTAGCCAGCCAGCCCTACCTCTACTTGTCgacctttttcttcttgttttgtgCAAATTCCTGGGTTCTCAACCTTGCGTTATAGTCAAGTCACTACTCGGCCAcatattaaatttcaatattaataataattaagaaatagtaataattattatttttatgaaattgtttGTCCCGGATACTATCGATGAAATTCTGTTGACACAGTTGTCAAGATTATACGATGGGCACAAATGGAGATCAATATGGATATGGATATGGATATGCTTATCAATATCCATATGCAAGGTTTGCGGGCAACTCTGGAATGGCTTACCGTTACAGAAGAAACGAGAGCTTTCTGGATCATGCAACCGAGTTCGGCAAGGCTGTGATGGAGATGAGTGTGGAGTTTGGGAAAGGGTGTAGGGATATCGTGTGGCAGAGTATAGGGAGAGAAGATACTTACCTTGGAAGAAGTTTCAGGAGAATGAAAGGGCCTTGTGCTAAATTTTGTGCTAAATTGAGGTTCTTTAATGACTATATGCCTGAAGATAAAGATCCTCTGTATGCGTGGTCGGTCATTTGCCTTGTCTCTGTTCTTGCTATTGCAggtaaaaaatagtaaaatttgtgttttgttgGTCAGAAGATCAAGGGCATGAactggttttttttaattttttaactcatAAGTGGATGatatttatggtttttttttttataacttcttCTGTTCATTGGTGTATTATCTTCTTAGATACTGTAGGGAAGGCgataattaaagttttgaaatgagCAATTGTGATTGTTTGTGCGTAAGAAACCAATAAAGGAAAAGTTATTTCATATTTCACTTAGAAGAAGAGGGGCTTTAAATGGTAAAGTAGATCTATTGCAATTGAATCAAATCTATAATTaatcacattttgttttcaCCATAATACGCCTCATTCATAGTTTTCCAGTATACTTATTTAGCTAACCATGTTTCTACATAGCCTTATGAGAGCCCATATGTAAacataagatataattttatatcatttttatggGTTGTAATGCATTCTCCTATTGCTACAAAATAATCTTGTGATTGGGTTAACTTTATGCAGTTTTCTGTCTAACTTCTGAAAGTAACACTTCGGTGACTCCCTTGATAAAGAAAGTATTCCTACATCCTGCTAGTGCTGACAGAATTTTGCTTCCGGATGGTAGATATCTGGCATATAGGGAGCAAGGTGTTCCAGCCGAGAGAGctagattttttataattgctCCTCATCCTTTTCTTTCCTCTCGACTTGCAGGTTGGATACTTATAGTTTTAAGAGATTGTAGTGtgcaattgattttatttacattgtgtagtttttatttgttttgttgtacCCTTTCTTAATTAGGAATACCTGGAATTAAGACTTCACTTCTGGAAGAGTTTGGTGTTTGCTTGTTGACATATGATCTTCCTGGTTTCGGTGAGAGTGATCCTCATCCCAACAGAAACCTTGAGTCATCAGCATTGGATATGTTATTTCTAGCCAGTTCTGTAGGTGTTAATGACAAGTTCTGGGTGTTGGGATACTCAAGTGGAAGCCTGCATGCTTGGGCTGCGCTCAGATACATTCCTGATAGACTTGCAGGTTACAGTGTGATTTTTTTTACCTGCTTTACCTCTTATTGTTGTAAGATTTCCTTGCATAAGTCTCATTTTATATGTTCATGGTATATAAGTTACTGGAAATTAAGAAAGCTTCTCATCAATCTGTTTCTCAGATAGGAAATAACCTTTTAAAATACCTATAAAACGATTTATGTCAGTGTTACTGCtaaaactttttataatttggattttgaatttttatccattttggGTGCTGAATGAATTTCAGCTTCAAAATGGATAGGACTGACCCATGCTTCTGAAACATAACTTATTAAAAGTTAAGAAAATGAGACTGGAAAAGGTTGCTTTGTCAAAGTTTGGTTGCAAAGATTCTAAATCAGTTTGCCAGAAAATAAAAGAGACCTAATTTAAGAAACGATATGTGAAATTTTCTGGATTTGCACCCTAATGTATTCCAGTAATGTTAAAAGTGTGAAAAAGATGGGAAAATTCTTGTGATTCGCAGGAACCTACTTTTCTCTGGGTGCTATATTCTTGATCTTGATATTTGATGAGTGAGGTGCAGATATGCAGTGCTTGCTGTACTACAATCAATCTAATAACTGCACAAATCATTTTTGCCTACCAAAGTCTTATATACTACATAGGTTTACTATTTTCCATGGTTTAGCCAAGATTATGATGCTCATCGAGAcgaataaagaaaataaaagtttcTACTATATTCTACAAGAAGCAATCTCTCTGATCCATTCTTGGCCTAACTTGCAGGTGCAGCCATGTTTGCTCCAATGGTTAACCCTTATGATTCAATGATGACTAAGCTAGAGCAGCGTGGAACCTGGGAGAATTGGACACGAAAACGGAAACTGATGTATTTTCTGGCTCGGAGGTTTCCTAGATTTCTTGTTTATTTCTACCGCCAAACATTCTTGTCTGGAAAGCATGATCAGATTGACAAGTGGCTGTCACTGTCACTTGGAAAAAGAGTGAGTATCTTTTTCTATATCCTGAGAATGAATATTAGTGTTTTCTTGGTTTGGTTGAATTCTGGAAGATGTGGGTCCACTGGAAAAATACTAAGTTGGCTGCTTTTCATAGTCTTATGTTCCAAATTCTTAATAGAGCCCATAAAGCAGCCTCCTAAacttatattcattatatttgtCATCTTCCCAGGATAGAGCTATAATAGAGGACCCCATCCATGAAGAATTCTGGCAAAGGGACGTGGAAGAATCAGTTCGACAGGGAAATGCCAAACCCTTTGTGGAGGAAGCTGTACTGCAGGTCTCAAATTGGGGTTTCAGACTTGCAGATCTCAAACTGCAGAAGAAACAGAGAGGGAGAGGTATCCTCAATTGGCTCAAGTCTATGCTCAATGGAGATTTGGAGGAGTATTCAGGTTTCCTTGGCCCAATCCACATATGGCAGGTGAGTGTATCTTCTTGATTTAGTTCCTAGCCTCTACATTCCATAATTCAGTTTTTACTTCAACTACTTTAGACATTAGCTTCCTGGGCCTTAATTTCCTCACAACTTATAGTCGTCTACTTGCTGATCTTTAAGGTTCCATCTGTTCTCTGAAACATATGACGGTGGCTATTTCATCTAACTTCATTGTGAAATCTTCTGGTGAATAGCATCAATCATTCtctggaaaatgaaaaatatggtGCTTAACTATGGCCATCTCAGGGTTCATACTAATAATAATTGTTGAAACGATCACTGATGAAAATGCTCTTGATGGAGTCCTAGAATTGGACATACGTAgctgatttttgttttcttgcaaACTTAAGACTTATGAATGACTTATGGCcttgaaattaaactaaatagaGTCTCTATACAAAATTGCTATTATTTGGAGATTATCTGTTACTCTCAACGAAGGTCAAATggaaagattttaatttttcaaataatatgcAGGGGATGGACGATAGGGTGGTTCCTCCATTGATGACTGATTTTGTGCACCGGATTCTACCAGGGGCTGCAGTGCATAAGCTCCCATATGAAGGCCATTTCACTTATTTCTATTTCTGCGATGAATGCCACAGACAGATATTCAGTACACTTTTTGGAACCCCTCAAGGTCCACTTAATAATACCATAGAAACCATAGAGGCAGATCAAACACTTATGGAAGTTGATAGAGAGGAACAGGAAGAGGCAAACCCTGGTGATTCTACCATGTGATAGAAATTATGCTGTATATTCCACAGGTTATCTCTTTTCTTCCATGTGATAGAAATTATGATGTATATACCACAGGTCTGCTTCCTTACTCCTGGAACACAAATATGGGATGATATCTTTCTATTTTTGGGCTCATTTTAACACATTTTGGGGAGTGGGCATGCCAACACTTTTGCAGGAGATATTGTCAAAAGTAGAAAATATACAACATAAGTTGGTTGTTCTGATTCTTAGTAGTTCCAACATTTAGCTCATGTTGCTTCttgttcaaattttattactGTTGAAACGAGCAGCAATACATGTTATagctttcaaaaaaaatatggaaatctCAGCAGCCCGTCCACTAAGGGGATTTTGTCACATGTTAACAATATATCAATAAAGTGAAACTGCAAGTGAAAAAGATTCAATTTAGCTAGACTTGTTTTCAGCAACAAATTGTTCTGTTCTTGTTAACCACAaggttaattaattttcatctgTAAAactactgttttttttttttttcaattgtgcCTTCATactaaataaaagtttgaacaAAAATTGTATGTAATTGGTATACGAAGGCTCCTTTTGCCACATATTCTATGGGATATATTCCGGGTATCTGTTAGGCCACCAATCACAGAGGCCCACAAAAGGAGACACAGCTGTTCAACAGAGAACAACAACCTGACTGTCTTAGTCATGAAGGACTAATTTCAACAAATTGTGTTTTGTTGGCTATTACCAGTGTGATCATTGTGATTTGTTAGATACTAGTGAAAACAAGATTTTCCTTCtcataaaaactttttaattattaaaattagatttttaataactattttttacttattaaaattataaatttatttattttaataaaaaataaattattaattactaaaattataaaaataatatttataatgattaaatatttattcactcATTATTTTACTCATGCtattgtcaatttttttctttagaatttGTAATGTATTGATTAATTGTGTGTTTGTTCCAAAAGAATTGATTGATTGGTTTGTTAACAAAGTGTTTGTTGctttgaaaaaatggaactggCTTAATAAAAATTGGGCGACAAAAATGGCAAAGATAAGTAGGGGTGTGCAAAatgattcaaactataaaatcggatcgaatcatttaaaatttacagtttagtatgatttatgttaaaaaaataatttagtttgaattgaaaaattaaaaaagacgatttaatttagattatggTTTTTACAATTTCCAAAccataaactttttttaatatataaacatatttttttaaacagaacatattttgatataaactaTATTGTATCATAGATATAGGCACTCTCTaacaatatattttctaattatttatatgcaataaataaatttttgtataaaaaaacatataaactatatggaaaaacataataatgcaaaatatttttaagaaatatttaaaaaaaattatgatttaatggaaaatttatatatataatccaaCATTTATAAATGGTGCTGGtgggagattaaattttaacacaaatcaattgattttgtataatacgagtttcaatttttacacttatatgtccaatatatattttgatatgatatcAGAATATAAGTTAAACGGTAGGTCTACCAACATAAATTGTTCTTGAATACAAGAGATTACATCTGTCTAAAAATGAACTCAgtcaaacaacaaaattaacaatttataaagaTTACACTTGAAAGAGAGTATTGGAGAATAAAGTCTTATctctaataaatacaatataagtgactgatatataagtgtgagaaattatactttaataaaagtcaattaattttatataatataagttttgatctttatatttatagatttaatatatattttgtcgAAAGCTTGAATCGAAAACATATGGTTTGCATACTTTAgtaaaatattgtaaaatttattcCGTCTTCGATAAAAGAAGACCTAGTATTAAACTTGCTTCCAATTCCTTGATGCAAAACCACCACTTGTTTCAAAGCCCCTTTTTTCCCTTCTATGTAATTGTTGTTCGAAGCTATTTGATGATGAGTGATAATTGTAAAAGCATGTTTCTGGTTTATTCCAATTCCATGCTTCAAAGCAGGTTCAAGAACATTAAGACTTTAACTTTCGCTTAACTATATATGGTCTGAAATGGAAGGTTTTGGTGCCTGCAACTCCACAAGAAAAAAGCTTAGCATTCTTAAATCCTAGGTAAGCTCTCTGGCACTCTGCTTTTTTCAATTTCTGACTTGTTTTCTTCCTGTATTAAGCATTCTTAAGAATGGCCTTGCATTTGTTagtcatttatttaatttgttgctAACAGTGGGCAGCTGGAACGATAACCTGAAAGATGGAAAGTGTTTCAAACATTGGTTGGGCGAAGATGGAAGAGCAGAGTGGTTGGGCTAAGATGGAAGAGCAGAGTGAATTTGTAATAGACATAGTAAGATCGTTAGAAAAATTGGAGCCACCGGTGTCAAATGATTGTTGCATCTACAGGGTTCCACATAACCTCCGCGAAGCGATGAACGAAAACGCCTACACCCCACATGCAGTTTCCATCGGCCCTCTTCATCATGGCAGAAAAGAACTGGAGATAATGGAAAAGCAGAAGCTCAGATATTTGGGGGAATTTATACGCCATATCCGCTTCGACTTTGATCATGCTGTCTGGATTATAAAGGACATGGAAGACAGCATTTGTTACGCCGAAACAATACCACTCGACAGCAATGAATTTGTAAAAATGATTCTCACTGATGCTGCTTTTATCATTATCCACTTTGTTAAGTGCAAATCCATATCCAATCAACAAGACGAGTTTCTCTATAGAAATTCGTGTTTGTTATCTAGTATTTGCCGGGACCTTATGCTGCTTGAAAATCAGCTTCCATTATTTGTCCTGGAGAAGCTGTATCAGTATTACTTATACGTCAGTCAAGGGCTCGATCCTGCTGCTGTCTCTTCCTTTCAAGAGCTCACCTGCAATTTCTTCGAGGACGTCTTTTATCGGAACAAGCTAATCCCTGAACATTTTCCTGAAAATGTAAACCATTTCACTGACTTGCTCAGGTCATTTCATCTACCATCAAATTTTTCGCCACCGTCAACACAAAGAAATAAACTTCTATATAGCGCATCACAGCTGTACGAGGCTGGAGTGACTATCAAGGCTAGATCCAGAGAATGTTTGCTTGGTTGCGAGTTTATTTCTAATAATGCGGAACTTCAAATCCCACCTTTAGAATTGAATAATCTCACCACATGTCTGCTTCAAAACTTGATGGCGTTGGAGCTGTGTCATTATCCAGGGAAGACATACATCTGTGACTACATCTCACTGATGGGTTATTTAATGGAGACAAGCAAAGATGTCGATTTTCTGgttcaaaagaaaattcttgACAATGGTTTGGGCGACAGCAATGAAGTTGTtacttttgttaaaaaacttGGAACGCATATTGCCGTGGATCGTCGTTTCAACTGCTTTACCAGTCTTTTTAGCGGCTTAAACAGACACTGCGAGGATCATTGGCTGCGACAGACCACTTGGCAAAAATGGTTGACAATAATCAAAGTAATGGCTGAAAATACTCAAAGTTGATTATTTCAGCACCCCGTGGAGGACTGCTTCTACGATTGCAGCATTCGTACTTCTTGTGCTTACTACTATACAAACTGTATTtgctattttaaaataattgctaaaactatatatatttagttttaaataatcaattcattgtataatcaaatgattttcaattaaattagatgattttaaattaagattaattattctaaataaTAGATTAAGACTTCCTTTCAGCACAGCTGTGGGTTTTGAATTCCAAATTTATTGCTTATGTGTAAAAGCaactaaaatcttaaaaaactagCCTTCAATTTCTTAATGCAAACACAGGTATTGGCTTTCCCTTTTGCTCTGATGAAGGAAACTTCCACTTTATCTGAAAATTTGGACTAAACTGTGGGCCTTCTCGGGCTGGTCCTCAGCACAAATTGGTTTAGACTTTTAGTGGTAATTGGTATATGTTTAGACTATATTTAGGCCAAGGACATATTCCCACCTTAACTATTCTCTTTTTggcaaatttttatttattgtctttgaaaatctcatttaccaatttattaatagttaattttattagttttaataacaaaattattatttcatatgtaatattaaaaataaatttaaattttatttctttttttcttctaaactctaaaaattaactaattttccTTTGcccaagttaaaaaaaaaatggtatttCCCCTcttaggtttagttttcaaacttcgaCAGCATTGCCAACGGCctctgtaacatccctccctagaagtactacccatcgaaggagaaatgttacgaattaatattcgtagcatctagttttttttttctttttttttttaaatactttaaaataaatgcgtcattaaaaatgtttagaaagtattccaagaaaactgaaaatctggaagcgaacaaaagatgtatatactcatatgaaaactcatctgaaagcatctgaaaacagggaataatcatatgcaactgtaccataatctcaaaaagtcaaaagtcgataaaaacatgtcactgtatgcatgtaatataaaccagagataacctgctccagccggatctacctatgctgacctgaccctgcctcgcagctacctcgatcacctgtacctgcaatcaggaaagaaaagggagtgagtgataagaacactcagtaaggggaaagaatcaagtaaactatccttttttttttctgttctaactcacttttgggactcaacctcacatcttaacttctataagagattgaggggatgatttagttcactctttactatttgggtcatactttgtcccatctggtgtctatttaatactttctggaagctaactatagggatttgacacttttctaagctcaagctctttttctttcactacactatttctgaatctgaattgagctctattgcgagcatgctctactgcgagcggaccctactaggggtctatttcctactacggacgtgtcctactacggacgtgtcctattacggacgtgccctactacgagcagtgtagtgtaaagtgccccctcatagtttatagcatgcatacgggtcttatatcttactacttttgcttccatttaaatttattcataactcaccagacattaatcttgggacgacccctaaatcttgagccccaaattacttctcttgcttttctttctttttcttttcttcttttctttcctttcctttcctttcctttcttttctttcttcttccttttctttctttctttctttctttctttctttcttgcccagaaacactgttcacaaaacagtcatttagcagggcagccttaTTTTTCATAccatttaacatcccaaacggtttctaattcatacaagctatatatcgttgaaaagaggattcaaagatctttccaacgagctataatagcactcataattcaatagataaggcagtcaaaacgtgagctaaattcagtgataaaattacgaaatactgttcacagaacagacatttggcagggcagccttcttttcatacaatttaaccgCCCAAACGGTTTCGagttcatacaagctatatatcattggaaagaggattcaaagagctttccaacaagatataatagcgttcataattcaatagataaagcAGTCAAAACGTAAGCTAaattcagtgataaaattacgaaatactgttcacagaacagacatttagcagggcagccttcttttcatacaatttaaccgCCTAAACGGTTTCGagttcatacaagctatatatcattggaaagaggattcaaagagctttctaacaagatataatagcgttcataattcaatagataaggcagtcaaaacgtaagCTAaattcagtgataaaattacgaaatactgttcacagaacagacatttagcagggcagccttcttttcatacaatttaaccgCCCAAACGGTTTCGagttcatacaagctatatatcattggaaagaggattcaaagagctttccaacaagatataatagagttcataattcaatagataaggcagccaaaacatgggacgaactcagtggcaaaaactgtaaatatcatgcaactttctgccttaaaccaaatcacacacatagacatcccagatggcaaaacaatattcctcaacttcaaaatcatcatttataacatagatccgagga belongs to Mangifera indica cultivar Alphonso chromosome 2, CATAS_Mindica_2.1, whole genome shotgun sequence and includes:
- the LOC123209597 gene encoding uncharacterized protein LOC123209597 yields the protein MGTNGDQYGYGYGYAYQYPYARFAGNSGMAYRYRRNESFLDHATEFGKAVMEMSVEFGKGCRDIVWQSIGREDTYLGRSFRRMKGPCAKFCAKLRFFNDYMPEDKDPLYAWSVICLVSVLAIAVFCLTSESNTSVTPLIKKVFLHPASADRILLPDGRYLAYREQGVPAERARFFIIAPHPFLSSRLAGIPGIKTSLLEEFGVCLLTYDLPGFGESDPHPNRNLESSALDMLFLASSVGVNDKFWVLGYSSGSLHAWAALRYIPDRLAGAAMFAPMVNPYDSMMTKLEQRGTWENWTRKRKLMYFLARRFPRFLVYFYRQTFLSGKHDQIDKWLSLSLGKRDRAIIEDPIHEEFWQRDVEESVRQGNAKPFVEEAVLQVSNWGFRLADLKLQKKQRGRGILNWLKSMLNGDLEEYSGFLGPIHIWQGMDDRVVPPLMTDFVHRILPGAAVHKLPYEGHFTYFYFCDECHRQIFSTLFGTPQGPLNNTIETIEADQTLMEVDREEQEEANPGDSTM
- the LOC123209776 gene encoding UPF0481 protein At3g47200-like, encoding MESVSNIGWAKMEEQSGWAKMEEQSEFVIDIVRSLEKLEPPVSNDCCIYRVPHNLREAMNENAYTPHAVSIGPLHHGRKELEIMEKQKLRYLGEFIRHIRFDFDHAVWIIKDMEDSICYAETIPLDSNEFVKMILTDAAFIIIHFVKCKSISNQQDEFLYRNSCLLSSICRDLMLLENQLPLFVLEKLYQYYLYVSQGLDPAAVSSFQELTCNFFEDVFYRNKLIPEHFPENVNHFTDLLRSFHLPSNFSPPSTQRNKLLYSASQLYEAGVTIKARSRECLLGCEFISNNAELQIPPLELNNLTTCLLQNLMALELCHYPGKTYICDYISLMGYLMETSKDVDFLVQKKILDNGLGDSNEVVTFVKKLGTHIAVDRRFNCFTSLFSGLNRHCEDHWLRQTTWQKWLTIIKVMAENTQS